Below is a genomic region from Sorghum bicolor cultivar BTx623 chromosome 9, Sorghum_bicolor_NCBIv3, whole genome shotgun sequence.
ATCCATCCCAGACTATAAGACATTTGGTTTTTTTTTCTACACCAACTTTAACCACtgcgtcttattcaaaaatttatataaaatattgtttttttttgtcatggcttggtttattaattaaagtttttcaataatgacttaaatttgactatgtttgtataaattttttgaataagacgagtggtcaaacttgacatAAAAAATCAAACGTCATAATTTGGGAGGGAGTGAGTAATTTAGAATGGATGGACTAGCCAACTTAGAGCCCGTCACTATTCTGaaaccgaggccttgtttagttccaaaatattttgtaaaatggacactgtagctctttcgtttgtatttgacaaatattgtcaaatcatggactaactaggctcaaaagatttgtctcgtcaattccgaccaaactgtgcaattagtttttatttttatctatatttagtacttcatgcatgtatctaaagattcgatgtgacggggaatctgaaaaattttacaaaattttttgggaactaaacaaggcccgaaaaTCGATCGATGTTCCATTTGGGAAAAACCAGCGAGCAGCCAAGGCCCGCCCCCGCGGAAAGATAAAAAGGTTCGCTCAATCATGCAGGTCGAGACCCCTGGCAGCAACGAAGAGAATCTGGCAAGCAGAGCCGCCACAAGCACCCCCATCATACCACAGCCGATATCGGagctgtttggttgctagccacaaTTTGCCACACTTTATCTTAAGCAAGTTTGACCAGAGTGGCAAGTATTTGGTTCACAACTAAGCTTAGGCATGATTCTTTtgggctccacatgtcatagagttaaaaagtgtggcaagattcctttaggcatggcaaagtgtggcaaccaatttgctagccacactttttgtggcttgccacacttgcctaaagttagttgtggtaGATTGTGGCTAGCAACCAATCATCCCATCATCATTCGCTACGACGGCGAAGGAGAATCCTTCTTCCCCACCGCATCGCACTTGCCATTGCCAGTCGCCACCATGGCTGGCTAGTGGGATTCCACCGCGTCGCCCCCACCACACCTGCGCACCAGGCACCAGGCACCACCACCACGCTGCTGCCGCGCCCACGAGAGAGAATCGGGCTAGAAAAAAGCAAGCGGACAAGACACAAGATCAGAAATTCCCCCCACCTGACCTGAGCTGCAGGGGAGTGATGCTCATGCTCGCCGAGTTGCATCGCACGAACGcgccccgcgcgcgcgcgcacttGCACCCAGTTAAAAGTTAAAAACCCAGAGATTCGGTTCGATCTCGTCTCCAGGATCTAAGTACCCAAACCCAAGCGCGATCACACGCCGACACCGCACCAGAAAACCTCGTCGAGGAAACGGTGCTGAATCATATCGAGCACCAAGCATGATAGCCACTGCTGCCGATCTAGTGATGAGGAGGCCACTGGACTGGACACTGGAGAGGGCTCGGCCCTGCCCGTGTAATGCGTGCGCACTGCCTGGTGCCTGCCACCGTTCTGGGAGGCGAGGCGAGAGAGCCTCGTCTTGCACCACCGGGAATGATTGCCGGCCGGGTCACAATGCATCCCATCATTTCTCCAGCCACAAATACGCTTTGTTTCCTGTCctggaaggaaaaaaaaagtgtaTGGATCCATTATTCGTTCATCGTCTAGTTCTGTGCATTCCAGCTTAGACAcactttttcatttatttatttatttatttgttaagaTTTAAGAATTATACTCGTTCATATACTCACCTGCAGCTGCAGACAGAGATCATTCCTTCACCCAGTCACACTCATCATGGGTTCATTCGTATTTGATGCGCCGCCGGCCCTTCCTTCCTCATCACATGTCCTAGCTGTACTGTTCCGCCTTGTCGCTACAGAAATGTGCACTCAGAAAGTGTTCGACCTTATTCATCCCGTCCGCCACCGTCCACTTAGCAGAATTTTTccctcacaacaaatcaacgaaCAAGACTATTAAAAAAAAGTGGAGCGATgtacctaaggccttgtttagttggtaaaagttttagattttgggtactgtagcactttcgtttgtttgtgtcaaatattgtctaatcacgcactaattagggtcaaaagattcatctcgcaatttacaagcaaactgtgtaattagtttttgtttttgtctaaatttaatactctatgcatgtgccgcaagattcaatgtaacgaaaaatcttgaaattttttagaaactaaacaaggcctaaagaagCTCAACAGAACAGCTTTGCCGCTGAGATAAAAAGGGTCACACACATGTGCAATGATTCCCCCATCAGACATAACATAACCACCGTAGTACTTCAACGCGGCAAACATGGGCGGCGTCTGCAGATCATATGCCATGACCCATGATGACCGGTTACCAACCATATTTTGGAACTGTAAAACCagagctaggccttgtttagttcaccccgatcaaaaagttttcaagatttcctgtcacatcgaatattgcgacacatacataaaacattaaatatagacgaaaacaaaaactaatcatacagtttaactgtaaatcacgagacgaatcttttgactctagttagtctatgattggacaatattaacgcaaacaaacgaaagtgctacagttccgaaaacttttcagttccgaattttcggttttcggaactaaacaaggccctagcaaGGCTGTGAGtcccaattttttacaatttggccttttttttgaaaaaagttcACAATTGGACCCCTGGAAAACTTAAATGCAGAAATGGACCCAGGGGGTCGGCGCCATGCATCATGGCGCCGAGGTTTCACGTCTCGGcgccatggatcacggcgccgaggtcCTAGACTGCCTTCTCACGTGGATCTGACGTGGCAgggagctcggcgccacagatcacggcgccgagctcggcgccacagatcacggcgccgagctccCTGCTACAAATCGGCCGACGCCCTTCGCTACCCGTGGACACAGTTCATATTTTCATCTCCCCTCTCGGCTCTTTCTCTCCAAAAACCGAGCACGAATTTGGATTCAATATTTGAACCATCAAAAGTTTGATTTGTTCCATAGATCTTGAAAAGCCAGGTTTACTCTTTCACATATTAGTTTTTGACTCATTGATTTGACCTATATTACACGTATGTTGTAGACTTAGATAAACCATTTATAGTTTTTTGAATGGATgattaatatttttcttatgcAATCGTAGAATGCCACGTCGTGGAAAAAGTAGCAAACCAAGGTAACCTTTCGACATGTTTCGATAAATTTCATTCGTTATTATTTATCATTTGGTAAATTGTAGTTTTCGGTTCAATCGTTATTTGCTATGACTTCTTAGAATTGAATTATTTGAACTGTAGCTATGGCCGGACGACCGGTAGTCCGTACATCCACAAGCCGCTTCCTAGCGGTGTTCCAGTACCTATGTGCTTTTGTGGTGATCCTTGCAAGGTAGAAATTTCGGAAGACGAGGAAACCTATCGGCAGAGGTATTGGATGTGTTCGAATTTTGCCTGGGAGCCTACGCCAAAACAACGCCGCAGTAACTTTATTGTAAGTTATTTTTTCTATTGTGCACTTATTAATTTGTGTCCTACGAAGCATGATTTAAATTTTTGAACAAATATATTTGTTGCAGACCCCTCCACCATTGTGTGATTTTGAGCAATGGATCGACACTGAGGTTAAGGAGTCCGACAAGCGGCTTCTACAAGGCCTAAAGGAGTGGGATGCAGAGCGTGCAGAGATATTAGAGAAGAGACGTAGAGAGGAGGCTCAAAAGAGGGAGcacaaggaagaggaggaaagaAGACGTGTTGCTGCGGCTCGGGAGGAGAGGGAAAAGAAGCTTGAGCGTGTGCGCCGAGCGAAGGCAGCGATTGATGAGAATCCAGATGCCCAGAGGAAGGGAAAGTGGCCTCGTTGCACTCAGTAGTTACATTACCTTCTTGTTCTTTGTTTGGTTCATGGACAATATTGTTTTGTGTTGGACTTTTCAATTTGTTGTTATGTAATGcactttagcaattttaatttggtttcattataagtagacaatatttttatttgagtaTTGCATAGGCAATGAAATGAGGATAATTAGTTGAAATAGAAGTTAACGAACTAGTATATTGCATAACTAGTAGCACACATCACATTGAATGGCATGTCAAAACATGCACCAAACAAGGGTGCAGAGGTCCGAGACTAAACCTAACATGCCTTAGGTAATTCAAGCAATTAACAAGCACAGGGAATGGCATGTGAGAACATATACCACACAAAGGTACATAGTTCTTTCGACTAACCCTAACATGCCTTAGGTGATTAAACCAAACAACAAACATATGGATGTGGCCTGTGAATTAGTTCAGTTCTACCTAGTAGTGTGGCCACATAGCAAACTGTGTTGCCCCTTCTCCATAGTATCCTCCcgttgttggtggtggtggtgggggtggTGGTGAAGGAGGGCCCTTGTTCTTGTGATTAGGGCATGTGCAGTATGGATCATTGCATATTGTGTTTTGGGAGCCAGTAGCATTGCTGTTGTCGTCCTCTTCGTCGTCcttgtaaccacagctaacttcCGTTTCTAAATCAAAGATACGGTCCTGCAGGTAGTAGATGTACTCTGCATGGGGATGAATAGGTCTAGGATCGACCCATCTGGTGAAGCCACAGTTCTCTTTTGACAAGGATGACTGCAATAAGTATGTAGCTTTAGCACAAGAGAGTATCTTATTGAAGGTTTAATTAGTAATATGACTTACCCATGCTCGTGGACATTTGAAGAAACGACGCCCTCCATCTATCCCCTCTGTGTACATCTGCACCAAACAATCCTCACCATGCATACATTTTGGCCACTCTTCTTTTCGGTCATCATATGCCCTCAGTGGTGCCTCTTTAGTAAAATCATGTTTGCTCTCAAGGGGGAACCTATCATAAATTGCTTCCTCAAAGTCTTTAGGACCAAGAGGACCCTCCCAAAGAAAGGGATTACCCTTCATCGCCGCCTTTCCCTTCCCTCTAGACGACCCTCCAGACATTTTTACTTGAACTGAACAATCTCAAGTGAGTAGCAACGCTCTCACCACTGCGTATATATATAGGAACCCAATAGTTGGTAGCCGTTGTAGTATATAATAAATGCACCTGAAAAGCCTAGATTTGATTACTGAAAAGCCTagttgaaaactgaaaagtctaTTTGGATTGTCATCTGAAAAGGCTAGATTCGTTCACTGTTTCGGATGTGATGATTCAATGAAAAGCCATATTGGTTCACTGTTTCTGAAAAGCCTACACTGCGAAAACCAATAGGAATGGACCACAGAATATGTGCACTACATTGAATAATTCATGGAAAAAATTTGCAAGAGTTTCCCCTATTTTTGGTACATCCACAGTTATAAATAGACATCACAGTACAATACAAACATTGATTCATCCAAATATCACAACACAAGCACATACGCCATCAGAAATGATAGTTCAGATAGTCCACAGAGACCATACAGTCCCATATAGTACAAATAGTCCACAAAGTTCACAGTGTCGATACATGCAAAATAACAGAAGTTATGCCATCAAATCTAAGCTGCTACCATGGTGTTAGCACAGAAGTCATCCTCACTGCCTCCTAGTCTTACCCTTACCCTTGTGGCCAAGAGCATCGGTGCCTGGAGTGTACCTACAAGGCGAACGACGTCGCCTTCTTGCAACCTGCGTAGGCTGAGTAGAAGGAGCATCAGGAAGCTGAGATAACCCAAGCTCGTCATAGTCACGCTCCTCGGCCACCCCCTCTtcgtcctcatcatcatcgcttTGAAAAGTGTCCATAGTTGGCCGAGACGAGCTCTGTCCTCCAGATCCTATAAACATTGTTCAAATTATGTGTGCACTTAATTCATTATCTCATACCATGAAAATTGCTCAGttcaaataaacaacaaattTAATAAAATTATACCTCCCAAAGAAGATGTACCATGCACAACAGGTGTCTTGCATTGTCGTTCCTGTGGCACATGCACATTCATCGCAGCACTAGTACCGCAACCGCACCGAGCTGCAGCACGCCTAAGCCTACGTGCTAGTCTCTATTATGCAAAGATTAAAATTCATATTGTTAGATATATGATAAATGAGGGTCATAATACTTGTTCTTAGATAAATTCGATGTCAAGTACTTACTCCAAGAAAGTTGTTTAGTGTGTGCTCGTCCACACCTGTTCTTGGAAACCGTTCGATGTCAAGTACAGATTGCTTTATTGCGTTGCCCTATAAGATAAGACACGTATTAGTTTATATAAGTGCAATTTATAAAGTGGAAAGGACAACAATCGTACAATTGTATAGTGGAAAGGACATGTACCACTCGGTCCAAGACAGGTGCTGCCTCGATAAGTGTCCCTTGTCGTGCTGCTAGGTCATAGGAAGTGTCCTCATCCTCAGATGATTCAAGGTACGCATAATCTGCTTGGGTCCACTGAATTTTCAACcttgttcgtgtaacacctaggTACCAAGTAAGGTATGCACGAAAATTGTAGTTGGTATGTGGTTGCTCATTTTCGTAGAGGTTGTCATGAAACTGGTCCCACACCTCTATGTACTGACGATGCAACGTTTGAAACTCAActgtcttcttttgcttctgacGATCAATCataaaattaaatattaaaGATGAAAATAATAACACAGATTTAACAACATTGATTCTAAAACTCAGTACGTGGTTAAAATATTGAACTAGCAACATGAATATAGTAGGTAtgaaataaatttcagcaagtaGGTTGTAGTAGCACACTTCAAATACGTTGGAAATGACTAAGgatataaatttcagcaagcatgGATTTGCAATAGCACAtttataaatttcagcaagcatgGATAAGCACTAAGCATGTAAATTTCAGCAACATTtatataaatttcagcaagcatgTAAAAAGTACCAACATGCATATAGGGGGTAATAGATTTCAGCAAGGATTTATATTGGACCAAGTAGcaaataaatttcagcaatCATGTAATTTTCAGCAACATTTAAGGTATTGAACTTTGAATAAATATTGAACTTTGAATAAATTGCAGTCAACATATCTATCAAATGCATGGAATAAATTACCAAAATAACTTACTTGTGCAGCTCCACGGAAGTATCAAATGGAGGGACAGGCCATTGCTGGCACAAGCCAAATTGGCGGGCTACTCGATTTGGAAGGTGCCACTCAACAGCATAGAAGCAAATCAGAGGGCAGATCATCAAGTACAAGTCTTCATCCTCGCTACACATGCTGCTTACTCCAAGATGTAGCGCATCATTCGCCGTGTACGGCTCCCAATTAACCTGCAAACATAAGACATGTATATGGCAAGTTAGATAAACTATCGAGCATACAATAAACAAGAACTACTGCATTTTACTCACCATGGAGGGCCTAAGCGTGTCGAGCTCATTGGCATACTGTACGTACGCACGTGAAGTCCTGCTGAAGGCGACTTTCGCCTGGTCCCAAAGATGGGCAAACGTCGGACGGTGACGAGGGTTGCCCACTGCAAACCATTCCCGAGGAGCGTCAACTATGGGCCGTCCAACTGGAAGACGAGCCCACATCCAAAGCTGCAGTAGGTAAACACAACCACCAACGGAAGAACTACTTGCGGTCCGACGACACGCCTCACAAAGGCTACGGTATAGGTAAGCCAGCACTCCCGAAGCCCAGCTGTAAGTACCTGAAACCGTTGCAATCAATTTAATCAATGCATACGTGAACATAAGAAACCAAATTAATAATAACTGTGTAAGGGAAAAGTACCTGTGGTGTCCCAGTCAGTGAGGCACGGGAGGTACATCCACGATGCAGTGTCCCCTGTCGCGTCAGGGAAAAGAACACACCCAAATAGGTGCAAGATCCAAGCTCTACAGTAGTAGGCAACTGTCTCCTGGTCCGCATGTGCCGGACAATTACCAAAGCTCTGCCTAAGCCAAGCAATTGGTACCCCAGTGGTGCGCTGCGTCGGTGCCTCCGGAGGAAGTGGTCTTCCAAGGAAGGCCTCAACTCTGGCCCTCCAACCATCGGACCTGCAGTGTCCGATAACTGGACGACCTCTAACACTCAAACCCAGGATCTTCTGAGTGTCCTGGAGTGTAACAGTCATCTCTCCACAAGGTAGGTGGAAACTATGAGTTTCTGGCCTCCACCTACAATTTAAAGAACATTGTTGTTAGGGTTTTcagaaagatagataaagtttgTTCAAAAAAACATACGATTACTATAGATAAATGGTGCACCTGTCAACTAAAGCTGTGATCGCCGCGGGGTTAATTGGAGGCAACCCACGACGAACCTGATACGATATGACATCTAGGCCAGCCCTCTGCAGCAGAGGTGTGTACCTGTCGTTATACCGCATCTCCTCGAACTTGTCATGCGTTCGAGGTCGAAGCGGGGGTAGTTCCTGCAACCATACAATCAAGTTATTTAATTCATAAGTACACAAATTAATAATAAATGAAAAGCAAAGAACTTGTCATGGATCTCTGGCGCCgactggtttttttttttttgccacacAAGCCGCCACGCAAAATCCACGCTGGCTTGGCCCAGggagctcggcgccgtgatccatggcgCCGAGACGTgatacctcgacgccatgatgcATGGCGCCGAGCCCTGGGTCCATTTGTGCACTTAAGTTTTCCAGGGGTCTAATTGTgaacttttttcaaaaaaaggaccaaattgtaaaaaattggggCTGCGAGTCAAGCTTCATTTTCACACGCAAGTACCCATGCTGCCATGCACATGGACTACAACGCGAAAAGCTCGAAAACAATTCATTCAgggccttggccttgtttagttccaaaattttttgcaaaacatgcactgtagtattttcgtttgtatttgacaaatattgtctaatcatacactaactagactcaaaagattcgtctcgtcaatttcgaccaaactgtgcaattagtttttattttcgtctatattttatactctatgcatgcgtctaaagattcgatgtgacggagaatgtgaaaaattttgcaaaattttctggaaagtaaggccttgttcagttggcaaaaacttatgaaaaacggcactgtagcactttcgtttttatttgacaaacattgttcaattatagagtaactaggctcaaaagattcatctcacggtttatagataaattgtgcaaatagtttttgttttcatatatatttaatgctccatgcatatgccgcaagattcgatgtgacggggaatcttgaaaatttttgcgaactaaacaaggcctaaacaaggcccttgtttagttccaaaaatttttggaaaatcaACACTGTAACAATTCATTCACGTTAAGGGCTGAATCTTATGCACATTACACGAAATGGCACCTACCATGGTGCCAGCAGGTGAAAACATACATGCTTAGAGCCTAGAGGTCCGGTTCCAGGTTAACAGGAAGCAGAATACAACCATCAGAGAGAAAACAACAAATTGCAAAAGCATCAAACTAAAATCCTAGGGCTAAATGCATCTCTCCCCTTGTGCATTGCCAGCTCCGGGTTGTTCCATTGCTTCCACGGGGTCTATATTTACTCACAGGCCAGTTTAGTGTCGAAGCTACTCAAACAGATGGCGAAAGCCTGGAAGGCTGAGAGTGGGTAGCGGTAGTCCATAGTGAACATATCCTTGGCCACCTTACCAAACTGGAGAATGATCTTATCTTGGTCCTGCGGAACAGGTTGTGACGATGGGGTTGGAGCCCTGGCAGCAGGGGCAGGGGCCGGGCTTGGCGCAGCGATCAGCTGGAAATTCTTCACCGAGGCAATGGTTACACGGCCACGGAAGTTGAGGCACCAGCACTGCAGCTGCTCGTGCCATCTTGGGGCCTTGTTGCGGAGCACAAGCGGCCTCTCCTTGTTCTGTCCCTCTTCATCGCCAGCTATGGCGGCGCCTCCGGCAATGTCAGAAAAGCGGGCACTGCTGAAGTCACGGGAGCTGCTGAAATCCATGGACCGGTCCATGATGGATGACTTGGAGAAGGAGGTGGTGCTGCGGAAGGACTCCTCTAATGCCCGGGGCAGAATCTGCTCAGGCTGTCCAGGGACTATGCCACCAGGCTCAACTGCGGAGGCGGGTATAGAGTGCATGACGCAGTGCATCCGCCTAGGGCCTCTCGTGCCAAGAACATTTAGCTCATATGTCACCTGAGCTATGTTGTAGCTACCAGTTGGCACCTTAGGGGAGACCTTCTTGGAGTTGAATCTTCGGCTTGTCCGGCCAGCATGAGGGACTACAGCCCCATTATAAGGGGGCTGCGTGTCAGAGATCATAAATTTGGTGCCGAGGAAGTTTGACCTGGAAATGACAAGAAATACCTCAATTAGCTGGCACAATCAAATAGGCCAGGCAAAAACAAGAAAGGCTACCCATTCACTTGCATTTCAATTCTATTACCTTAGCTTTCCAATATATGTGCTGCTAGATCTCGATATGTTCTCAGCATCCATTGAGATAACATACTCCGTGCAGGTTGTTTTGCGGTTCCTTTTAGCTGATAAGAGGAACTTGCCATTCTCCATAAGTACAGCTGATccacaccaaaaaaaaaaagaatagtcAACAATTGCATTCCGAAACGAAGGAATGTTGGGGAGAAATGATGGAAAGACAACAGAGGACCAAAATGTCGACTTGATGCTAGCTGATATTTGCCAAAATATCAATCATCGTAGGAATTCAAAAACAATAAAGGATCTACTCATAAAAGCAAAAGAAAGGCACAACATACCAGTGCTGAGGCACAAGTAGAGATGATATGTGGACTTTGATTTATCTCGCTTTATGAAACATTGAATCATTCCATCTCGAGGCCCGGGCTGTGAAGATAAACATTGTCAAATGTTAGTAATACTATAAAGATATAAGAATAAGCATTGGTAAGTGCCATCATTAGATACAAAAATATCATTCTGGGAAGCATTCAGGTAGTTGGATCTAGGATTAAGCTTACCTGCTTTAGAGAAACTGGGAATGTAAGCTTCCCACAAAACTCCGGGCTCAGCACAATCTCCCGGCACATCTCCCTCCATGCTCGACAAACAGCAGCGCAGGACACAACATGCTTGCGATTTGGCCAGGTGCTCTCACTGGCCTCCAGCCTCCGGATCACATCGCGGAGGAGCTCAGGAGGGAGATTAGCCCAACGGCTCTCCTGGATTATGAGATCCGTATCACAGACCTCATGCACCGTGCTCTGAGATTTCCCCCTATGATGCACGGTGAGTCCAGAAAGGCCAGCGATAGTCACCTCAAAGCTGCGCCTTGACAGGCTACCAAAACTGTCCCGAACGTCACGAACGATGCTGCGGAACGACATCTTCGCCAACTAGAACAGGGCAGCAAAGCCTTCAGGAAACTTGGGGCTCTAGCCTGCCAATATATAACAGCGAAGGAGGTTCCGACAGCCTTCGTGGCTGCTCCACTTATAGAACAGTGGAGATCACGCCACCCTACAGGGGAAACGCTGCTTTTGAGTGTGCCTACAAAGAAGCAAAGGCCGATTTATACCTGCGCGAAGAAAAGAATCTTAGATGTGAAAGCGTGTGAATAATAGCATAGCATAGAGCTAGTGACATACTAGTATGTTATGATTAATAGATCAATTCCAAGTACAGCTCATCACGATTGAGCACACGGACAGCAATAAAAAACTGATATCACAACAGAATTTGTGGAGTGCAGCTGCGAGAGAACAGAGAAGGGCAAGAACATTTCAATTCCAGAGAAGTCGCATCAGTGCATCACACCAACCATTCTGGTGGGCATGTTGCAACATTTCTAGAAAGAAACGTCGGCCCCCGTACGGCCAAACCCAATTCCTAGGCTAGAAATTTAGGCGCTCCATGGTCAAAAGGACCCCCTTTTCTCCCCCTGATTCATCAAAGGTGGGATTGGATAAAAAAGGAGAGACCTTTTAAGGAACAAATCGAGTAACAAATCGACGGGCTACCAAAAAAAAATCGAAAGAGATGGACACAAGATCTACCACTAGCATGTCTGCAGCGGAAGCAACAGCAAGCTACTAGTACAGCCAAGCTCCAGACTACTCGAGTACAGAAAGGTCTCTTCACCGGTACTACTCGAGTACAGCAGAATAGGAGACATTTCTGCAAACATCCGGACGAGAAATCGCACAGAAAAAAACTACGCCTCTTCTCACATGACATCCCTACCGCGGGAAATGGAGGCATCAGAGAAATCAAGACGGTAAGCCCACAAATCGGACCACCGCGGTCGGGGGAGAGAGAGAACTTACATCAAGGCGTGCCGGACCGGAAGGAGACGCAAATCCTCGATCCGGAGCCTTCCTCCCTCCGCGTCCTTCGGAAGACAGATCGGAGCGCGGGTGGCTCAGATTCCAGTCTTCACCGGGGTTAAGCTCTTTCCACCTCTGGATGGGCGGCTTCCCTTGTGACCACGCCACGAGGAGCCGTTGGAGCGGACCGAGGACGGACAGGAACGACGGGAAGGTGGAAGTGGGTGTGGTGACAGGTGAGGGAGACGGACGGAGACCCGGAGCGAACCAGCGAGCAAGGAGTCCGGAGGGAGGGAGACAGGCAAGCGAGGAAGCCGAGAGAGcgcgagagggagggaggggagaGGAAGGAAGCGCACGAGGCGTGTGTTGTTTATTATATTACGGACGGAGCAGTGCTCCGCTTCGGTCCACGGTGGGGGGCGGGCGGGGGTTGACCATCCCGTTCCGTTACGTTACGTATGGGAGATCTGCTACTTCACAGAAGCAGGCGGGGGTAGGCCCGACCAGCGTAACGGCGTCAAGTGTGCGCCCGAGCTTCTGACTGTGCAGGACCGGGGCCCGCTTTCCTTTTCGGCTTGGGCGGCCCGGGGCCCGAGCCACAGAAAGCGGGTCGTCCTTTGGTTCGTTCCCGCCGTGGCAGGGACAGGGTCGCAGGGCAGAGGGAGCACGGGTGACAGCGGCTGCACGCTCACGTAGCTGACGTGCCAGTCAAGGCAAACGTCTAACCCTTCAAAAAAacaaatttagaaaaatatatattaaaaaatattaatatttattgtacatagttagtatcattagaaagatctaatttagtttttttaataaatttatttagagaaataaatattaaacgtattttctataaattaagTTAAATTTATAGTACAAAAACCAAATACGGCAGTTAATATGAGACGGAGGAAGTAGTTATTAT
It encodes:
- the LOC110430543 gene encoding uncharacterized protein LOC110430543; this encodes MPRRGKSSKPSYGRTTGSPYIHKPLPSGVPVPMCFCGDPCKVEISEDEETYRQRYWMCSNFAWEPTPKQRRSNFITPPPLCDFEQWIDTEVKESDKRLLQGLKEWDAERAEILEKRRREEAQKREHKEEEERRRVAAAREEREKKLERVRRAKAAIDENPDAQRKGKWPRCTQ
- the LOC110430472 gene encoding protein MAIN-LIKE 1-like, which translates into the protein MDPGLGAMHHGVEVSRLGAMDHGAELPGPSQRGFCVAACVELPPLRPRTHDKFEEMRYNDRYTPLLQRAGLDVISYQVRRGLPPINPAAITALVDRWRPETHSFHLPCGEMTVTLQDTQKILGLSVRGRPVIGHCRSDGWRARVEAFLGRPLPPEAPTQRTTGVPIAWLRQSFGNCPAHADQETVAYYCRAWILHLFGCVLFPDATGDTASWMYLPCLTDWDTTGTYSWASGVLAYLYRSLCEACRRTASSSSVGGCVYLLQLWMWARLPVGRPIVDAPREWFAVGNPRHRPTFAHLWDQAKVAFSRTSRAYVQYANELDTLRPSMVNWEPYTANDALHLGVSSMCSEDEDLYLMICPLICFYAVEWHLPNRVARQFGLCQQWPVPPFDTSVELHKINVVKSVLLFSSLIFNFMIDRQKQKKTVEFQTLHRQYIEVWDQFHDNLYENEQPHTNYNFRAYLTWYLGVTRTRLKIQWTQADYAYLESSEDEDTSYDLAARQGTLIEAAPVLDRVGNAIKQSVLDIERFPRTGVDEHTLNNFLGRLARRLRRAAARCGCGTSAAMNVHVPQERQCKTPVVHGTSSLGGSGGQSSSRPTMDTFQSDDDEDEEGVAEERDYDELGLSQLPDAPSTQPTQVARRRRRSPCRYTPGTDALGHKGKGKTRRQ
- the LOC8071183 gene encoding tubby-like F-box protein 8, which gives rise to MSFRSIVRDVRDSFGSLSRRSFEVTIAGLSGLTVHHRGKSQSTVHEVCDTDLIIQESRWANLPPELLRDVIRRLEASESTWPNRKHVVSCAAVCRAWREMCREIVLSPEFCGKLTFPVSLKQPGPRDGMIQCFIKRDKSKSTYHLYLCLSTAVLMENGKFLLSAKRNRKTTCTEYVISMDAENISRSSSTYIGKLRSNFLGTKFMISDTQPPYNGAVVPHAGRTSRRFNSKKVSPKVPTGSYNIAQVTYELNVLGTRGPRRMHCVMHSIPASAVEPGGIVPGQPEQILPRALEESFRSTTSFSKSSIMDRSMDFSSSRDFSSARFSDIAGGAAIAGDEEGQNKERPLVLRNKAPRWHEQLQCWCLNFRGRVTIASVKNFQLIAAPSPAPAPAARAPTPSSQPVPQDQDKIILQFGKVAKDMFTMDYRYPLSAFQAFAICLSSFDTKLACE